The Sabethes cyaneus chromosome 3, idSabCyanKW18_F2, whole genome shotgun sequence DNA window gcgtctttcatgacggacctccaaaaatcggagttttcactgtagcttcaaaactgagtgatttagggaaaaataatgttctgcaaacatttgcatctattaaaatcacacacttttgcagaagaaagcgAACGCATAtcgtaaaaattagccatatttccGTAATAATTAGCCATATAGTATAaataaagtgaaagtacattcaaaactgatcttaaaacatgctaagtcatttgtctctttaagtatcttcatcatttaatgtgcatttccaaaaagtgttactcagtcttttggaaacatatatcataatgtttactataCCCCATCACCCTGTTAGCAGCAAGGTTCGATGCTAATGTACCAGTCATCGTATGGACTAATCTCGGCTGTGCGGTATtgctagagtttaataggatcATTACACtcgccctgtaattgtcctgtactctaataaccggctgcgaaatctgtcgttaAAGAAGGGTATTGCCTtaaagacggttatacccaaagctttgctctacTTGCATCGCAAGAGATGCAGCAAGCATCAAGAGCATGAAATCCTTCGATGTTGCTACAGCTTTTCagtaatatatgggaaaccgctgcttctccggtggactggatgcaggccatattggtcaaagtctctAAAAAAGCAGagctaactgaatgcggtaacttgGGTCACACAAATCGAACAATTTTGGAAAGCTTTCCAGTGTACCCCAAGGGAGCTATGTagaaccgttgcttttctccATAACAATCACCGATGTTTGCTTCTTAATACCCGAAGGATGCAAAAAGTTCTATTCAGATGACCTGGAAATTTTCTTGGGGACGCAATCTCTTGAAGAATGCAAGCACTTATAATTAATAGTAGACTTGTTGGCAGATTGGCGTTCTGCAAATCGGATGGTTATTAGCGTGAAAAAATGTGCCCCAATTTCCTTCACTCGTGAAAAACATCCACGGTAATACAAGATTGTGGATTTAGTGATCGAAAGAGTTTCATATTTCAAGAATCTTGGAATTTTGGTTAATACAAAACTGTCATTCAGGGAGCTCGCGAAGGCTAATGGCAATCTTCAACTCTCTGTACTGTCAAGGAATTTAAGTCTGTTAGTTGCTCTGAAGTCTGTGTTCGTTGGAAAAAAAACTGCTAAGTGAAATAGACGCTGCTCAAATTTTGGGTCAGATTAATATGAGTATTGATTCCAGATATCTTAGACTGCATTTTTATAGACCCGAATACGCGCAAAACGAGAAAAATCTATCTATGTATTACCACGAGGAAGAAATTCACCAAGTATCGAGATGAAAGTTGACCTTAATCCTATGGAGAAGGATGCACCAGGCCAGGACTCCGGGCTACTAACACACGCAAGGTCATTAGCAAGGTAAACTAAAGTGTACAGATTAGGAGGAAAGCTTGATCACAAACCAGTTTAAGGTGGTCAATAGGTGGAAGAAATTGTTATGGACTAGAGATTGTAACTTTCGCTACGGAAGATATACGTGGCACTTTGAACAAAAAgggttgcgaactatttttggcgggtACAAATGGAATGCGGAGAAAAGTGCGTGGTCGGTGAGCCACGAGCTTCAGGCACTATTTAGGGAGATTCCTTATTGTTATACATCTAGCGAAACTGGAAatgctacggtgggccggacccGGTGCAAGAATGCTGTGGACGACTGTGCTGCCAAATCTGTACTTTTCAaggaccccaccggcaccatgaATGGAGGGCCCTAAGTATGGTAGAAAGCTGGACCAGATTGAAGCTGACTTGTGAGCGTCGAGACGCTCAATGTAGTGGCGACAAACAGCAGGGATAATAGAGAGGAAAGGCAGACAGAgacacacagagagagagagagagagagagagagagagagatttcTGACTATGTAACCTACTATACCGACGGTTCCTTGAAGGTCGCGCGTAAAGTGAATGAAATTGAATGAATCATGTTCGCTGAATTACTGCACCGTTTACAAACCGAAGTTTTTGTCCGATTAATTTACAATCCAAATCAGTTGTTGTCGACCGCCATACTCAAAAACTAGAAATTCTGCGGGCCATTCCTGACCTTTCCAAATAACCGGAAAAGAACTGGCAAGATCTGGAGCAAAAAAGTCAGCCCTGAACCTGCTTTATTATTCGTAGCATGTTGAATAGAGCATTCGATCTTACTTTTTATCTGAGCATGCGCATTATTGGAAGTACCTTTCTGTTGATATGTTCTCAAATATAAAGTTGCATTGTAAATTCTTGTAATGAGGTGGGAAATGCACTTTCTTTTGCAGCACTCTGCCTTAAATTGCAATGTACACATTAGATTATTGACTGGTCACCGTTGACCTAATTATCACATGGTCACGATTcagaaaatgtgaaaatgtaCTTACATCAATAATAATTCACACTGCTTTTTGGCGGTGAATACCTGTCCCGGATAGCCGTGAAATTTCCAAGCATCAAgttcctttttggtttttacCGGTGCATCGAATAAGCAATCAGCCCATCTAAAACGTGATGAAAACAAATATCGTGCTATGTACCATATCGTCAAGTCTTACGTTAGCTCTCGAATCGCTGTCGCACTGCATCTAGACCAGGTCGTTTCACCTTGGGTCCCTCGCGAGGGGGACATTACATAACCGTCCTTGGTACAGCTATTCCCCGATGAATCATGATGCATTCCTAAACTGAAATAAATGGGTTTATGCAATATTTTACTttaaactaaaaaataaaatttgtaggTCAAACCTGTGTCCAATTTCATGAGCAGAAACATACACCGACGTAAAGCCAGCGGAAGGATATGGTTTTCCAAAAATACTAGTCGTTCCAAATTCGGCGATCACGCAGGAATATTCGTCGATACATATCCCTCCGACTGTGGCTAACCCCATTGTAACGCCATTTCTGCGTCCCTTTTCGATTGCATAAAAGTCAAGCCCGGAAACATACAGACCCAAATCCCAATGGTTGGGATCACTATCatcagcattattcaaactctTCTGATAAGCGCAAAACGTATCCAGCAATGACTCTCGTTCACCGTTGAAATGCGGCATAGCCGCAGGTTGGCGTTTCATTATTTCCAGATAGACCACCGTAATATCCACTGCGGTGCCCAGCGATGGATGATGATAAAGAGCTTGAATGGCATTGACATAGGCCAGAATAAAATCTTTCAACTGATGATCATCCCCATCGAAATGAGGAGCAAAAATTCGATGTGCTGCTTCATCGAAGAACAGACCAAGTTCGATCGTCAAACGCCGCAAACGTGCTTTCGCATTTTCTTCCGTCTGTCCATCCAGTTGCTCCAAGCCTTCGATGGTGTAATTGTTTTGATCCAGGGTGTCTCCTAGTAGGTGGATTTCTGGACTTTTCAGTGGGGTAGGTAAATTTTTACGAACCAACAAGTCATCGGCGAATATCACGTCTTCGAAGGAAGTCCTCTTGATTAGGTGCAGATTTTGCGACTCCACCATGAATGGTCCATACAGAGGGACCAGACTTCGAAGGCGACTGTTCAGTGGTTGTATTTCTAAGGTTTGATTCGGGAGGAAGACAATGCCGTGCTGGAAGAAATATAATGATTAAGAATTGAAATTCCTTCCGCAGCAGAAATTGTAATTTACATCACGTAATATCTAGTAATAAATCTAGGACACAATTCTTCGAAGAGAAGAAGCGAAAAGTGTCGATAAATTATACTTATTTGAAATTCAAAGCAGTAACAGTCCTTTGCTGAGCACttgagttattaaacattttaccAGAATGTTTACAGCAAGCACACACGCTATTTGAGAGGACTATACCCTAGTGTCCTATTTTActggaattttgaaaaaaaccggtAATTTTCTATTATTTGACTATTCTGTTCGCTAAACAATAGGAATATTAACAATAGCATTCCCAACGTGACATTACTGCACAACAAGCATCACCGAAAACTCACATAATTTTCTAAATCACAACTCGTGACAGCTGCCGTTGACTCGTGGTCCACATGCAAATAATGACAACCATTTATCGACCGATGGACAAACTCTTCCGTGCTTCCATTCTCACCACGAATCACAAGTTTCGTTCGATCCGTCACAAGACTAGTTCGGCTATGCAAATTTAAGTTCAGCACGGTATCCTGAAAAGGCACCCGCAACACAAGGTTACTCCCGGGACGTTGCCGCGCATCTATAGGTTCACTCCGGGGGGCAAACAGCTCGAACGGAGGAAGCTTCTGCCGGTGTTCACTGCCAAAGTAGAAACTCAACTCATGTTCATTCATCAAATGAGGTAATTCCTCGAACTTCAGGGTGGATGCACTTTTGATCAGCTGACCAAACAGCAACACTGACACCATCAGCAAGCACTCGGTGAAAGGCAACCGCATTTTATCGCTTCAAATTAGCATTCCATTTGGATTTTGCGCACACTTTCGGTGGTAGAACATCGAAATGCCATCGTCAGAACTCGAGCCACAACTGCCAGCGAACCGAGGCATTTCCGGCAGTTTTATACTTTCGCCAAACGTGCAAAGcctcatcgtcgtcgttgtcgcttGTTTACATGCCACCATGCCGCTCGAAATGGGACACCGTGAGATAGCCTGCCTGCAGAACGAACAGAACGAAACGCACCTGATGCCGGTACGTGCTTGAAACTTCGGTGTGCGTTACGAAATGCATCAAATTGCATCCGAATGCATGAAGCAATATTTATTTTACGAGTGTTTCTACAACTGCATTTCGTATTATCTGGGATGCGGGTCTACTTTGCAGACTCCCAAGATGAGACCCACTGATGTGGTGCCACAGTGGGAAAGTGTATGATAATCACGAATTACTGGATAGTGGTATGTTTAAAACTATGTTTTGTACAAAAATTATGATGCtaatttgttgttttgatttattaTTCCAGTTGACTTGAATGTGTTTATTAGGTAAGTTTATTTAGTAAGTTATAACTAAATCACAGCCACCGTTTACAATAGCGTAAACTTTAATCCACAGCGTTGTTTGTAGAGTACTTGACTCATGGTTGGGCCTATGGAAAAACTGATCCTGGTTCGATCTATCAATTTAATTATGAATAATTTATTGaatactacccaggtaaccaataagcatttgcaatttaaaagcaagccaatacgcatttaagttgccttaaatgctacttaaaagctattttggcaaaatatgcggctactttactgctagccctcttatagtgccgacaatgcttatttgcagttaccaacaagaagaatttaaatagaattgtggatgccaatttacaacagttatgcagtcaaaaagctgataaacaacaacctgcagtataaaacgccagggatgctaataaacgactgatttactgcttattttaatgcttattggttacctgggtagctgacccgacaaacttcgtatttctacaaattaaactgtgttgtacataaatcgtgaatctcggatgacctttgtcacaatattgagttttgcaagtttctggaaagatcatgggtgttttaatatacaaattttcctcacagtaaagtagaaaacgacTCGCCCCAttacttagcctgataaaataaagcggatagcatttaaatattcgccatcattacaaaccatttcgccgaataccattttgcggaacaccaattctcggttgaccttacttacttattcagccggggtggctcttgccgtatcaagaattcctctccattgtactcggtcctgggctactcgtcgccaattcgttgcgcgtctcgacacacgcaagtcggcttcaacctggtcgagccatctagcacgttgagcccccctattcctggtgccggtggggttcttgaagagaacggatttcactacacagtcatccggcatccttgcgacgtggccggcccaccgtagtctcccaactttcgccaggtgtacgatgggaatctctccaagcagtgcctgtagctcatgattcatacgtctccgtcactctccgctttccgtctgtactccgtcaaaaatagtccgcaacacctttcgttcaaaaacggcaagtgcacgtatgtcttccgtaagtaaagttactgtctcaagtccgtagaggactactggtctgattagcgttttgtacatcgtcagctttgtgcggcggcgtatgcttcttgatcgaaacgtcttgcgaagggaaaagtgggctcgatttccagcttgaatgcgtcgttggatctccttactcgtattattgtcggcggtgaccagagatcccatatatacgaactcatcaaccacttccagttaatcgccgtcaatagtcactgtccgtgggaggcaaacgttactttctcgggagcctcttcctaccatatatttggttttcaacgcattaatttgtaaccctatcctcctagcctccgtttttagtctggcgtagattacctcagccgtcccacggtttccagtaatgatgtcgaggtcgtctgcaaaggctaggagttggatactcttactgaagatcgttcccctcgtttcaatgcccgctcgccggatcacaccttcaacagcaatattgaacaacatacaggacagtccatccccttgccgtaaccctctgcgcgattcgaaggggttaaagagtgtccccgaaacgcgcacgtagcacatcactcgttccagagtagctttgatcagccgcgtcagtttgtccggaaaaccgtactcgtgcattatctgccatagctgttcgcgttcaacggtatcgtatgctgctctaaaatccacgaaaatatgatgcttgggcacgttgtactctcgacatttctgaaggatttgtcggagagtaaaaatttgatccgtagtagcacgggcccccataaggcccgcctgatactgccctacgaattctcttgctattggggatagacgacagcagtctagccggtcgccctttttgtagatgggacaaactacgccttccattcactcctccggtagtttctcttcttcccaaatcatTTAAATAAGCCAGTGatgtgccgttactagcggttcttggccgtttttgaagagttctgccggaagtcggtccttcccggcggctctattattcttcagcagaccgatttctcgccggatctcttcgagatcgggagccggtacgctgttgtcgtttgtaggtactccgaggttaacttccattccgtctcctgctgctatatcgccgttgaggtgttcatcgaagatcccctccctcgtccctacacatgtcaggatttggtgtgtgggccttgcgagtttggttcacgttctcgtaaaacttgcgggaaTCAtaagcccggaatagttgttcaagctcctcacgatctctgtcctccttctggcgctttttccttctcaggatcgtggtcaactcattcctcgctcgtcgatacttggccaaattctctctcctggatatgctcagatagttttcccaagctcttttttcctctctatcgcttcttggcattccccgtcaaaccaatcatttcgtgcactcgaggttgcggcctcgttgacggccgagcgtatcctactccatccgttttcgagggtcgaagcatctagcttcacAGAAgtaggcagagcttcatccagcacgcgcgcgtagttttcggcagttcgcgggttgtctagttgccgaatgtttagccgaggagggcgactttgtcgcgaggtataaaccgtcgatagttttgagcgcacatgtactgctactaggtagtggtccgagtcaatatccgcactccgtagggagcgtacgttggtgatgttcgagaaaaaccgtacctcgatgagaatatggtcgatttggttcgaggttcgttggtcaggtgatctccaggtggccttgtggatatctttgtggggaaagaaggtgcttttaaTCACCaaacctcgggaagccgcaaaattgatgcatcgctggccgttatcgttcgtgacggtgtgcaggctatggggcccgatcactatacattgcttccctgccgatttgggcgttcatatccccgatgacgatcttgatgtcccgtggtgagcagctgtcgtacgttgcctccaactgcgcatagaacccttccttctcgtcgtcgggtctaccttcgtgtgggcaatgcacgtttatgatggtgtagttgaagaaacggccttttatcctcaacacgcacatcctctcgttgatcgcttttcaatccattacgcgatcctgcattttgcccagcactacgaagcccgttcccagctcgttggtcgctccaccactctggaaaaatcgggctctgccgccacggatcctccacaccttctcgcccttgcgacaaatctcctgcagtgccacgatgccaaactttcggggttctagctgatcgagcagcaccctgtcgtcgccaacgaaatttagcgatctgcagttccaggtaccaagtctccattccatgtccttatttcgtcgccttggtccatgccgaatattccgagaagatatttcttgactcttgttgtaagttgttttttggtttagataggtagccgtactagggcttacgctaccgaatctcgtgatggggctgccatcttgcagtgtcgagacacactgtgcctcctcccctgttggcatacgaccttagtttccaccggggttggttacccgatcttcgctaaggttgctcgtattccagctggtaccacgtggaggtaggggtaggagttgctagtcTGTGGgcactacagcctgaaaaactcgaaaaatgagtgtacgagttgagttgacgcttctagcacgaaatggaaatggaagttcaaacagtgaaatttccgaaactgggccaaaaaaattttctttcgtttttgtctatttgttcgttgatttttgcatggaaaataacaacgtatttattaaaagcaagaatagattagggtttcacgtttaaactttaagtaaaaatgtctaaaatccatatttttttgctcgattaaaaaattctctttgtttttttcgccccccgccttcagtggcccaacaccggagggacaaaaacttttttaaatatttgaaatggcCTTATTTATTGATATTATTCATCGGAAATTTAGAGTCTAAATGAACACTTAAAAATTAATCGTCTAACTACAGTAATACTTTGATATAaagcaactttatttttattttcgttacgtTATGTCGAAACAAAAAcgagttatatttttattcaaatGAAATTGATTGCACATAAAAGGGGAGCATTTCAAACCGTTCACTTctaaattttatgataattgAACTTGTAGTTTGCAAGTACATTAAgaaatgcgaaaaaaaaacgaagagtgtgtaaagattttgttaattaaaacttgaaatatataacataaatcaaataaataacGCAATTGTATAccatcatctatacctataaaaatggacttCTATCTGTATGCCCTGTAtctgtatgttccttttagaatcgaaaactactgaaccgatcggcgtgaaaatttgcatgtagggtttttggggccggggaaggttcttctTATGGTTAGAGTAATACCTTGATATAAaacaactttatttttattttcgtttcgtgtctgccggggaaggttcttctTACGGTTAGAGACCACTCCCCCACTAAGCGtggaaatacaaatgaaaatgaaatacatatttcctcataactcgagaactaatcaatcaaatagtaccaaatttggcatgtgggggttcttgaaggcaagaatcttttctatgatgaattagggcccctttcctttttaggaagggggctcccatacaaattaaatacaaatttcctcataactctagaactaatcaagcaaatggaaccaaatttgggtgTTTctgcaggcaaatttttttctatggggaGTTGAGACTATGACCCCTCCCACCTATAAgagggggtctcccatacaaatgaaatacaaatgtcctcataattcgagaactaatcaagcaaatggaaccaaatttggcatgtgggggattttaaaggcatgaatttatttaaggatggtttgagacccctcacccctgtgttaGTGGGattggactctcatacaaatgaaacagaaatttttgcgtaacttaaaaactaatcgaattcgagaaattttagactcttccatgaaacattagtcaataacaagaccaccagaaactacctatagtaacactagatgattcagggcgagacggccgcaggcaacgagtgttgtttttggcaatacgaagtatgtcgggtcagctagtatcatataacgggtgacaattaaattttttttcttccgtaACTGGTAACGACACAGAgttaattttccattccaagagcagcgccatgaagatgttcattatttcaaaataatcctaaaaatggtacaaaataacagctcaaacaataataaatagttcaaaaaacgtaaactcACAACACAGACCTAATTGGCGACCGCTAACGCAAACATTTTCTGATAAAATCAtgcttcgatataagacaatttcgatctatgacaactttttgaaaaagtttttgactAGTAAAAAGACGTGGCCACACGGACGCCGCTAATTATGTTCGTCGTCTTGTACATTCCTTCGCTTCGATTGCCATATGATTATAGCCGACGCCGCCGCCAAACTGAAGCATTCGTGTTCTCCGGGTCCGgctcattttgtttaactgaatcgtacgccgccttgaagtctataaacaaatgatgagtttGCAGGTTGAACTCTCGGAATTCATCGTGAATGTGTCGCTAGATGGTCaacatttggtccatcgtggagcgtccctctcgaa harbors:
- the LOC128741890 gene encoding A disintegrin and metalloproteinase with thrombospondin motifs adt-2-like; the encoded protein is MRLPFTECLLMVSVLLFGQLIKSASTLKFEELPHLMNEHELSFYFGSEHRQKLPPFELFAPRSEPIDARQRPGSNLVLRVPFQDTVLNLNLHSRTSLVTDRTKLVIRGENGSTEEFVHRSINGCHYLHVDHESTAAVTSCDLENYHGIVFLPNQTLEIQPLNSRLRSLVPLYGPFMVESQNLHLIKRTSFEDVIFADDLLVRKNLPTPLKSPEIHLLGDTLDQNNYTIEGLEQLDGQTEENAKARLRRLTIELGLFFDEAAHRIFAPHFDGDDHQLKDFILAYVNAIQALYHHPSLGTAVDITVVYLEIMKRQPAAMPHFNGERESLLDTFCAYQKSLNNADDSDPNHWDLGLYVSGLDFYAIEKGRRNGVTMGLATVGGICIDEYSCVIAEFGTTSIFGKPYPSAGFTSVYVSAHEIGHSLGMHHDSSGNSCTKDGYVMSPSRGTQGETTWSRCSATAIRELTWADCLFDAPVKTKKELDAWKFHGYPGQVFTAKKQCELLLIDKDAIAVTSPNMERICQNLHCRTPHRTGFYFSGPALEGTDCGDSKWCIGGSCVKQKKKPVSIVKGGWSEWDNGDCNSGCLEQSKGFQERSRKCDNPKPVNTDDGCEGTSVDVVLCDDEKLCANKRQPVDVFATIKCREFSKLLTRLDPAGLGIQGPYDGNRLWMSCAIYCKRADSTAYYAPRFDLNDLGIDAYFPDGTQCHKEGTLNYYCQQHHCLPENFKSSKISIWALTEDIPIPNNALPIRTRYLDNELFNYLSIDRHGKPLIKKWNYHTVPHEDDGEWPDIDYRELPEEVKRAAHRLR